A DNA window from Vigna unguiculata cultivar IT97K-499-35 chromosome 10, ASM411807v1, whole genome shotgun sequence contains the following coding sequences:
- the LOC114166712 gene encoding two-component response regulator-like APRR3, with the protein MAELSSTMQDPGTGNNGDRSAEVVRWERFLPRMVLRVLLVEADHSTRQIIAALLRKCSYTVMAVPDGLKAWELLKMKASELDLIITEVDLPAISGFALLSLIMEHEICKNIPVIMMSSHDSVSMVLKCMLKGAADFLIKPIRRNELGNLWQHVWRRHASSTPTLNTTFSPKYLKTASEDNSASNKSSGSVASSKENNECSERLSEAQDVPQLKSSKQKKIDLVKHENFARFESESTKMDNETRDNSITIVSNTARCDKTFKSADLRLEQGHGCADTEIEVEILKSDLGIGDSNISTELHGCSDEGVKPIKGAIDLIATFGNLPKHPDENCSLNGGNTTMFDGVTQLELSLRSDFPGSSCKQASEATEESQRLNHSNTSAFSWYSNSKLVHPLFRTPSITSAEVNNPSWDSHESHKLSRTTSGNCCQYDGSNKNLENMIGTVIDQHGQVKPKLSNSQCGMLPVSGVISDLKSKGHGNAFTSVFYAPSGPHPVWSPKPVCQNESSPFPTSTSSQSNPESHNSDQYHECSNDATCLNQNVKEDADLDQERRDSPAADQSAGYSLCHDASYHVNSSAYGSMDSGNDGHATSAIVSKNNPEVFSDSVCHNYDGSRGTESHRTSQREAALTKFRLKRKERCFEKKVRYQSRKRLAEQRPRVKGQFVRQVHNDHPVADAGGDS; encoded by the exons ATGGCTGAGTTGAGTAGTACGATGCAAGACCCCGGGACGGGCAACAATGGCGATCGCTCCGCTGAGGTGGTTCGGTGGGAGAGGTTTCTGCCGCGGATGGTGCTTAGAGTCTTGCTTGTAGAAGCTGATCATTCCACTCGACAAATCATCGCTGCGCTTCTTCGCAAATGCAGTTACACAG TTATGGCGGTTCCAGACGGATTAAAGGCATGGGAGTTGTTGAAGATGAAGGCGTCCGAGCTAGATCTCATAATAACTGAAGTGGATCTGCCAGCAATATCTGGATTTGCACTTCTTTCTTTAATCATGGAgcatgaaatttgtaaaaacattcCTGTCATAA TGATGTCTTCTCATGATTCTGTAAGCATGGTGTTGAAATGCATGCTAAAAGGGGCAGCTGATTTTCTTATAAAACCTATTAGGAGGAATGAACTAGGGAACTTGTGGCAGCATGTATGGAGAAGGCACGCT AGTAGCACTCCTACTCTAAATACAACATTTTCACCAAAATATCTTAAAACTGCCTCCGAAGACAATTCTGCAAGCAATAAATCTAGTGGTTCCGTGGCCTCCTCTAAGGAAAACAACGAATGCAGTGAAAGATTAAGCGAGGCTCAA GACGTGCCCCAACTGAAAAGTTCTAAACAGAAGAAAATTGATTTGGTGAAGCATGAAAATTTTGCCAGATTTGAAAGTGAATCAACAAAGATGGATAATGAAACAAGAG ATAATTCAATTACAATTGTATCAAACACTGCAAGGTGCGACAAAACTTTTAAATCGGCGGATTTAAGGCTAGAACAAGGCCATGGCTGTGCTGATACTGAAATTGAGGTTGAAATCTTAAAATCTGATTTAGGCATAGGAGATTCTAATATTAGTACTGAGTTGCATGGATGCAGTGATGAAGGGGTGAAACCTATTAAAGGAGCTATTGACTTGATTGCAACATTTGGAAATCTTCCAAAGCACCCTGATGAAAACTGTAGTCTTAATGGTGGTAATACAACCATGTTTGATGGTGTTACGCAATTGGAACTTTCTTTAAGAAGTGATTTTCCTGGAAGTTCATGTAAACAAGCAAGCGAAGCAACTGAGGAATCTCAAAGATTGAACCATTCAAACACCTCTGCATTTTCTTG GTATAGTAATAGTAAATTGGTGCACCCTCTTTTTCGAACACCATCAATTACATCCGCAGAAGTAAACAACCCCAGTTGGGATTCTCATGAATCGCATAAATTGTCTCGAACTACTTCTGGAAATTGTTGTCAGTATGATGGCTCAAATAAAAACCTGGAGAATATGATCGGTACAGTCATTGATCAGCATGGACAAGTTAAGCCAAAATTATCAAACAGTCAATGTGGAATGTTACCTGTTTCAGGGGTTATTTCCGATCTTAAGTCCAAGGGACATGGTAATGCTTTCACTTCAGTGTTCTACGCACCATCTGGTCCTCACCCTGTGTGGAGTCCGAAACCAGTCTGCCAGAACGAGAGTTCTCCCTTTCCCACAAGTACCTCCTCCCAGTCCAATCCTGAAAGTCACAACTCTGACCAATATCATGAATGTTCCAATGATGCTACTTGTCTTAATCAAAATGTAAAGGAAGACGCTGATTTGGATCAGGAAAGGCGTGATTCTCCTGCTGCTGATCAGAGTGCTGGTTATAGTTTATGCCATGATGCTTCATATCACGTCAATAGTAGTGCGTATGGAAGCATGGACAGTGGAAATGATGGGCATGCTACTTCAGCTATAGTATCCAAGAACAACCCAGAAGTTTTCAGTGATAGTGTTTGTCATAATTATGACGGGTCTCGAGGCACAGAATCTCATCGCACTAGTCAAAGAGAAGCAGCTCTAACCAAGTTTCGACTGAAGCGGAAAGAGCGATGCTTCGAAAAAAAG GTTCGATATCAAAGCCGGAAAAGACTGGCAGAGCAGCGGCCTCGGGTCAAAGGGCAGTTTGTACGCCAAGTACACAATGATCATCCAGTTGCTGATGCCGGTGGTGATTcatga
- the LOC114166317 gene encoding NDR1/HIN1-like protein 12 — protein sequence MDFLSLFHFFTISTTSTICSCHFHRTILIYDTPNTHTHNFFNYVSTTPPMAEMQIQHQEDHNHIPNNPNNPNPNPNPTHYTHYRFPGKVPHHQRHHMDKATPSRFKPNAPKREHCICITVFLLLLGIILLILWLAYHPTKPRFTVASAAVYGLNATTPPLISISLQFNVVIRNPNRRVSIYFDRLSAYVSYRNQPITPHVMLPPLFLDKHSAVSLSPEIGGVPVPVSVEVTNGLVMDESYGVVDVKLVLYGRLRWKAGEINSAHYGLYVKCDVLMGLKKGIVGQVPLLGSPVCDVNT from the coding sequence ATGGATTTCCTTTCACTTTTTCACTTCTTCACTATTTCCACAACCTCCACCATTTGTAGCTGCCACTTCCACAGAACCATCCTCATATATGATACACCAAACACTCACACACACAACTTCTTTAACTACGTCTCAACGACTCCTCCCATGGCAGAAATGCAGATACAGCATCAAGAAGACCACAACCATATCCCTAATAACCCTaataaccctaaccctaatccaAACCCTACCCATTACACACACTACCGTTTCCCTGGCAAAGTTCCTCACCATCAACGCCACCACATGGACAAAGCTACACCTTCACGCTTCAAACCCAACGCACCCAAACGTGAACACTGCATCTGCATCACCGTTTTCCTCCTCTTACTTGGCATCATACTCCTCATCCTATGGCTCGCCTACCACCCTACCAAGCCGCGTTTCACGGTGGCCAGCGCCGCCGTCTACGGCCTCAACGCCACAACGCCGCCACTCATATCCATCTCCTTGCAATTCAACGTCGTCATAAGGAACCCTAACAGGCGTGTCTCCATTTACTTCGACAGGCTCTCGGCCTACGTTTCCTACCGAAACCAACCCATCACGCCGCATGTCATGCTTCCACCGCTCTTCCTGGACAAGCACAGCGCCGTGTCACTGTCGCCGGAGATCGGAGGCGTGCCGGTGCCCGTGTCGGTGGAGGTGACGAATGGATTGGTGATGGACGAGAGTTATGGAGTGGTGGATGTGAAACTTGTGTTGTATGGAAGGTTGAGGTGGAAAGCTGGTGAAATAAACTCAGCACATTATGGATTGTATGTGAAATGTGATGTGTTGATGGGTCTGAAGAAAGGTATTGTGGGTCAGGTTCCTCTTCTTGGATCTCCGGTTTGCGACGTGAACACATGA
- the LOC114166976 gene encoding metal tolerance protein 1-like, whose protein sequence is MEAQSSQQTQVIEISGDLPDGARKICGEAPCGFADAGSISKDSEERSTSMRKLLMAVILCVIFMTVEVVGGIKANSLAILTDAAHLLSDVAAFAISLFSLWAAGWEATPRQSYGFFRIEILGALVSIQLIWLLAGILVYEAIDRIIAGPQSVDGFLMFLVSAFGLVVNIIMALLLGHDHGHGHDGHGHGHGHGHGHGHEGHGHGHSHSHGHGFTVSAHHDAKHAKDEHHHTHDHTDRHGEKHSKYDIHTHEDHLHHHDHQELTQSLLDESKTKKKKQWNINVQGAYLHVLGDSIQSIGVMIGGAVIWYKPEWQIVDLICTLIFSVIVLVTTINMLRNILEVLMESTPREIDATKLERGLLDIEDVVAVHELHIWAITVGKVLLACHVKIRREADADVVLDNVIDYIKRVYNISHVTIQIER, encoded by the coding sequence ATGGAAGCGCAAAGCTCTCAGCAAACGCAAGTTATTGAGATCAGTGGAGATCTTCCTGATGGCGCAAGAAAGATTTGTGGGGAAGCACCATGTGGATTTGCAGATGCCGGATCCATCTCCAAGGATTCTGAAGAAAGATCAACTTCTATGCGAAAGCTCCTTATGGCAGTGATcctttgtgttatttttatgaCTGTTGAAGTGGTTGGTGGCATCAAAGCTAACAGTCTTGCTATACTGACTGATGCAGCACATTTGCTTTCTGATGTTGCTGCCTTTGCCATCTCCTTATTTTCTTTGTGGGCTGCTGGATGGGAAGCTACACCTCGCCAGTCATATGGATTTTTCCGAATAGAAATTCTTGGTGCCTTGGTTTCTATCCAATTAATATGGCTGCTTGCTGGTATTCTGGTATATGAAGCCATTGATAGAATCATTGCTGGTCCTCAAAGCGTGGATGGTTTCTTAATGTTTTTAGTTTCCGCATTCGGTCTTGTGGTTAATATCATCATGGCTTTGTTATTGGGTCATGATCATGGCCATGGACATGATGGTCACGGTCACGGACATGGACATGGACATGGACATGGGCACGAGGGGCACGGACATGGCCATAGCCACAGCCACGGTCATGGGTTTACAGTTTCTGCCCATCATGATGCAAAACATGCAAAAGATGAGCACCATCACACACATGATCACACAGACCGTCACGGGgaaaaacattcaaaatatgATATCCATACTCATGAAGATCACTTGCACCATCATGATCACCAAGAGCTTACTCAATCTCTTCTTGATGAATCAAAAACTAAGAAGAAGAAGCAATGGAACATAAATGTACAGGGGGCTTATCTCCATGTCCTTGGAGACTCTATCCAGAGTATTGGAGTAATGATTGGTGGAGCAGTAATATGGTATAAACCCGAGTGGCAAATAGTTGATTTAATTTGCACTCTAATATTTTCAGTAATAGTGTTGGTGACAACCATCAATATGCTGCGAAATATTTTGGAAGTGCTGATGGAGAGCACACCTCGTGAGATAGATGCTACTAAGCTTGAAAGGGGGCTGTTGGATATTGAAGACGTAGTGGCTGTTCATGAACTGCACATATGGGCCATTACAGTTGGAAAGGTTTTACTAGCATGTCATGTTAAAATCAGACGTGAAGCAGATGCAGACGTGGTGCTGGACAACGTTATAGACTACATCAAACGGGTCTATAACATCAGTCATGTAACCATACAGATAGAGCGCTAA